In the Armatimonadota bacterium genome, CGCGACCCACGGACCCGAGCACTGATGGAGCGCGTGGTCGTGCACGTGGACCCCGAGATCGACGCCCAGGGCTACAACGAGATGCGCATGACCGTGCGCATCACCCTGACCGACGGCCGGGTGCTCGCCGGGCGCGCCGATGCCGCCCGGGGGCATCCGCGCAAACCGATGAGCCGCGCGGACTTGGAGGCCAAGTTCCTGGAGTGCGCGGAGCTGGTGATGCCACGCGCCCAGGCCGACGCGCTCCTGGCGCGCCTGTGGGAGATCCGGACGGTGCCCGACGTCGCCGCCCTGGCGCCGTTGCTGGCGGGCACGGCCCCATGACCGCATCCCCTACGCCCGGCCGGGACGGGCCCGCGACCACGGCTCCGGTGGGCTGCGCGGTGGCGGCAGCGTTGCCGGAGGAGGTGAGGACGCCCCGGTGCGCGACCTGCTGGTAGTCGAGAACCTGCCCACGCGGGAGCTGGTGGCCCGCAAGCTGCGCGACGCGATCCTCTCGGGCCGCTTCCAGCCCGGCGAACGCCTGGTGGAACGCGAGCTGGTGGAGCGCATGGGCGTGAGCCGCACGCCGATCCGCGAAGCGCTGCGGATGCTGGAGCTCGAGGGGCTCGTCACCACCGTGCCCTACCGCGGGCCCGTGGTGACGCGCCCCACCCTCGATGACGCCCGCGCGCTCTACGAGGTCCGGGCGGCGCTGGAAGGTCTGGCGGTGGCGCTCTTCACGCGTCGGGCCGACGTCGCCGCCGTGGAACGGCTGCGCGGCCACGTGGCCGCGGCCGAGGAGGCCTGGGCGCGCGGGGACATCCCCGGGATCGTGGCCGCCAACAACGCCTTCCACGACGAGCTCGCCGCCGGCTGCGGCAACGCGCTGCTGCAGGCGCTGCTGGCGAACCTGCGCGCCCGCATCGTGCTGCTCCGGGTCGAGTCGCTGTCCTACCCGGGCCGCCCCCCGCACACCATCGCCGAGCACAAGGCCATCGTGCGCCGCATCGCCCAGGGCGACGCGGCCGCCGCCAAGCGCCTGAACGAACGCCACATCATGCACGCCTGGCGCGCCGCCCGGGCCCAGCTCCAGGCCCGCCCCGCGCCCGCCGACGCCGGACCGCGCGGTGCGGCCCCCGCGCCGTCGGAGGCGCGGCCATGATCGCCCCCATGGCCCCCACGGCCCGGCGCATCATGGAGCAGGTGCTGGGTGTGCGGCCGGGCGAGCGGCTGGTCATCGTGACCGATTTCGAGCGCCCCCGCACCATCACCGACCTGCTGGCCGCTGCCGGCACGTTCTACGGCCTGGAAACCGTGGTGGTCACCATGCCCGCCCGCGAGATGGGCGGCGAAGAACCCCCGCCGGCGGTCGCCGCGGCGATGCGCACCGCCGACGTCATCATCGTCCAGACGTCGCACTCGATGACCCACACCAACGCCGAGCGCGAGGCGCTGCGCGCCGGGGCCCGCGTCTGCAACCTCCGCGAGGTGGACGAGGAGATGATGGTGCGGGGCGGGGTCACCGCCGACTACGAGCAGGTCGACCGCATCACCCGCCGCGGCGTGGCGCTGCTGGCGGAGGCTGCGCGGGCCCGCGTGACCACGCCAGAGGGCACCGACCTCACGCTGGACCTGACCGGCCGGCCGGCGTTCGGCCTGGCGGGCTTCGCGCGCCGGCCGGGAGAGTTCTCGGGACTGCCCGACGGCGAAGCTGCCATCGCCCCGCGGGAGGGCCGCACCGAAGGCGTGCTGGTCGACCCCTACCTCATCGAGAAGATCGGCCCGGTGACCGAGCCGTTCCGGCTGGAGGTGCGCGCCGGGCAGATCGTGCGGGTGGACGGGGGCGCCCAGGCCGCCGCCCTGCACGCGATCCTCGAGCGCAAGGACCCCGGCGGTCGCAACTTCGCCGCCGAGCTGGCGCTGGGCACGAACCCGGCGTGTCGGGTGATTCCCAAGAGCCGCGAGATCAAGAAGCGCCTGGGGCAGGCGCACCTGGCGCTGGGCGACAACCTGAGCCTGGGCGGGGTCGTCGACAGCGCCATTCACCTGGACATCATCCTCCTCCAGCCCACGGTGACGCTCGACGACGAGGTGGTCATCGACCGCGGACGGCCGGTGTTCGCGGAAGGCCTGTAGCGCGCCGGGACCGCTCTCCCGGCGCGGCAGCGCACGGCAACAGCTCGGGAAGGAGGGGAGCGACATGCGGTACGGCGGCAGACTGGCGGCGGGCGTGGCGCTCGTCGCCATGGTGTGTGGTCTGGGCGTGGCGGCCCTGGCCCAGGGCACGTACCCCAGCAAGCCCATCACGTTGGTGACCCACTCCAGCGTGGGCGCGGGCGGGGACATCTTCCTGCGCAACCTGGCCAAGCACCTGGAAGGCATCGTCCCGGTGCCGATCGTCGTCGAGAACCGCCGGGGTGGCGCGTCGGCCACGGCCGTGACCTACGTGGCCACCAGCCCTCCCGACGGGTACGTGCTGTACGGGTCCACCCCCACGATGCTCCAGACGCCGATGCTCACCCGCACCCAGCACACCTACCTCGACCTCCAACCGGTCGTCAACGTCTTCTTCGACCCGATGATCCTCTACGTGAAGGCCGATTCGCCGTGGAAGACGCTGCCCGACATCGTCAACGCGGCCAGGGCGAAGCCGGGGCAGATTCGCTTCGGCGCCGCCACCCCGGGGTCGGTCGAGCACATGATCGCCCACCAGATCCAGAAGGTCGCGAAGGTCTCGGTGCAGCCCGTGACGTTCGAAGGGGGCGGCGACTTGCTGCTGGCGGTGCTGGGCGGGCACGTGGACCTGGGCGTGGGCGAGTACGCCGAGGTCGCAGCGCAGGTCGAGGCCCGGCAGGTGCGGGTGGTGGCGTCGTTCACCAAGGACCGCCTTCCCCGCACCACCATCCCCACGGCCACCGAGCAGGGCGTGCCCATCGTCGTCACCAAGTTCCGCGGGCTGCTGGGGCCCAAGGGGATGGACCCCCAGGCGGTCGCCTACTGGGAGCGCGTGGTCAAGCAGGTGCTGGAGAAGCCCGCGTACAAGCAGTACTACGAGTCGGTCTACCTGCTGCCGGGCTACATGGACCACAAGCAGTACCGCGCCTACCTGGACATGATGAACCAGACCCTGCGCCGCTACCTCAAGGAGATCGGCGTCCTCAAGTAACGCCGCTGCTTCGGTGCGCCGCGCGGACCTGCTCATCGGGCTCGGCCTGCTGGCCTTCGCCGGCGCCTACTACCGGGCGTCGCTCGACATCGCCCTGGGGTTCGCGTCCGACCGGCTGGGCCCGACGTTCTTCCCGCGGCTGCTGGCTGTCGCGCTGGCGGCGTGCGCGCTGGGCCTGGTGGCGCGGGCGGTGCGCGGCCGGTCCGACCCCGGCCCGCTGCCGCGGGCCCGCGCCGGCGCCCTGGCGCTGGTCGTGGGCCTGACGGTGGGGTACGGCCTGGCCCTGCGACCGCTGGGGTACCCGGTGGCCACGGCGCTCTTCCTGGCCGCGGTGATCCGGGTGTTGGGCCACCGCGACCTCCGCACGCTGGCCGGCGTCGCCGTGGGGGTCACGGCCGCGCTCTACCTGGTCTTCGCGCGCGCCCTGCACGTGCTGGTCCCCATGGGCCCGCTGGGAGGCCGGTGATGCTCGACCGGTTCGTGCTGGGCGCGCAGCTGGCGTTCCAGCCGGTGGCCCTGCTCATGATGCTTTTCGGCGTCGCGTGGGGGATCGTGGGCGGCGCCCTGCCCGGGATCTCGGGGTCCATCGCCATGGCCCTGCTGCTGCCGCTGACCTTCGGCATGAACCCTGCGGTGGCGCTCATGATGCTGGCGGGCGTCTACATCGGTGCCATGTACGGGGGCTCGATCACCGCCATCCTGATCCGCACGCCCGGGACGCCGGGTGCGGCGGCCACGGTCATCGACGGGTACGAACTGCACAGGCGGGGCCTCTCGGGCAAGGCCCTGGGCGTCTCGCTGGTCACCGGGACCGTGGGCGGCCTCGCCAGCGTCGTCATCCTGGTGGCCTTCGCTGTGCCGCTGTCCAAAGTCGCCCTGGCGTTTGGCCCGCCCGAGTACTTCGCCCTGGGGGTCTTCGGCCTGGCCCTCATCAGCTCGTTCGTCGGGCGCGACCTGCTCAAGGGTGCCATCTCGGCGCTGCTGGGCCTCATCGTCGCCACCGCCGGCACCGATCCGTTCTCGGGCACCCCGCGGTTCGTCTTCGGGGGCACCGACCTGCTCACCGGCGTGGAGGTCGCTGCGGGGATGATCGGCCTGTTCGCGGTCTCGGAGATCTTCTACCAGATCGCCGAGGGCGGCGCGTGGGAGACCATCAAGGGCAGGTTCACCACCGCCCTGCCGACCTGGGCCGAGCTGGTGCGCCTGCGGGTGGCCATGCTGGTGGGCATCGTCATGGGCACCATCGAAGGCCTGCTGCCGGGTGGCGGCGGTGCCATCGCCGCGTTCATCTCGTACAACGAGGCCAAGCGCTGGTCGAAGCACCCCGAGGAGTTCGGCCGTGGGTCGCTGGAAGGGGTCGCAGCGCCCGAGACCGCCAACAACGTGGTGACGGGCACGGCGCTCATCCCGCTGCTGACGTTCGGGATCCCCGGGTCCAACTCGGCGGCGATCATGCTGGCGGCCATGATGCTGCACGGGATCGCGCCCGGCCCGCAGCTGTTCGAACGCAGCCCCCAGCTCGTCTACGGGCTCTTCGTCGGGCTGGTGATCGCCAACCTCATGATGCTCGGGCTGGGTCTGCTGGCCCTGCGCCCCGCCATCGCGGTGGTGAACGTGCGGCCGCCGCTGCTGTTCGCGGCCATCCTGGCGCTGGTGCTGGTGGGTGCCTACTCCATCAGCAACCGCATGTTCGAGGTGTGGGTCGTGCTGCTCATGGGGCTGGTCGGCTACGGAATGCGTCGGTTCGGCTTCAACGTCCTGGCGATGGTGCTCGGCCTGGTGCTCGGGTTCCTGGTGGAAGTGAACCTGCGGCGCAGCCTGCTGATCTCGCTGGGCAACCCCTGGGTGTTCTTCACCCGCCCGATCTCGCTGGTGCTGCTGGTGTTCGCCCTGATCACGCTCCTGTGGCCCATCGTCCGCCGCGCCCGGGAGGGCCACACCGTGCGCCGCGCGGCGGCGACCGCCTAGTCCGTGGACCTGGGGTTGCGCGGGAGCGCCGTCCTGCTGGTGGGCGGCAGCCGGGGCATCGGGCGCGAGGTGGCGCGCCTGCTGGGCGCCGAGGGCGCGCGGGTGGCGCTG is a window encoding:
- a CDS encoding GntR family transcriptional regulator translates to MRDLLVVENLPTRELVARKLRDAILSGRFQPGERLVERELVERMGVSRTPIREALRMLELEGLVTTVPYRGPVVTRPTLDDARALYEVRAALEGLAVALFTRRADVAAVERLRGHVAAAEEAWARGDIPGIVAANNAFHDELAAGCGNALLQALLANLRARIVLLRVESLSYPGRPPHTIAEHKAIVRRIAQGDAAAAKRLNERHIMHAWRAARAQLQARPAPADAGPRGAAPAPSEARP
- a CDS encoding aminopeptidase; the protein is MIAPMAPTARRIMEQVLGVRPGERLVIVTDFERPRTITDLLAAAGTFYGLETVVVTMPAREMGGEEPPPAVAAAMRTADVIIVQTSHSMTHTNAEREALRAGARVCNLREVDEEMMVRGGVTADYEQVDRITRRGVALLAEAARARVTTPEGTDLTLDLTGRPAFGLAGFARRPGEFSGLPDGEAAIAPREGRTEGVLVDPYLIEKIGPVTEPFRLEVRAGQIVRVDGGAQAAALHAILERKDPGGRNFAAELALGTNPACRVIPKSREIKKRLGQAHLALGDNLSLGGVVDSAIHLDIILLQPTVTLDDEVVIDRGRPVFAEGL
- a CDS encoding tripartite tricarboxylate transporter substrate binding protein produces the protein MRYGGRLAAGVALVAMVCGLGVAALAQGTYPSKPITLVTHSSVGAGGDIFLRNLAKHLEGIVPVPIVVENRRGGASATAVTYVATSPPDGYVLYGSTPTMLQTPMLTRTQHTYLDLQPVVNVFFDPMILYVKADSPWKTLPDIVNAARAKPGQIRFGAATPGSVEHMIAHQIQKVAKVSVQPVTFEGGGDLLLAVLGGHVDLGVGEYAEVAAQVEARQVRVVASFTKDRLPRTTIPTATEQGVPIVVTKFRGLLGPKGMDPQAVAYWERVVKQVLEKPAYKQYYESVYLLPGYMDHKQYRAYLDMMNQTLRRYLKEIGVLK
- a CDS encoding tripartite tricarboxylate transporter TctB family protein is translated as MRRADLLIGLGLLAFAGAYYRASLDIALGFASDRLGPTFFPRLLAVALAACALGLVARAVRGRSDPGPLPRARAGALALVVGLTVGYGLALRPLGYPVATALFLAAVIRVLGHRDLRTLAGVAVGVTAALYLVFARALHVLVPMGPLGGR
- a CDS encoding tripartite tricarboxylate transporter permease; the encoded protein is MLDRFVLGAQLAFQPVALLMMLFGVAWGIVGGALPGISGSIAMALLLPLTFGMNPAVALMMLAGVYIGAMYGGSITAILIRTPGTPGAAATVIDGYELHRRGLSGKALGVSLVTGTVGGLASVVILVAFAVPLSKVALAFGPPEYFALGVFGLALISSFVGRDLLKGAISALLGLIVATAGTDPFSGTPRFVFGGTDLLTGVEVAAGMIGLFAVSEIFYQIAEGGAWETIKGRFTTALPTWAELVRLRVAMLVGIVMGTIEGLLPGGGGAIAAFISYNEAKRWSKHPEEFGRGSLEGVAAPETANNVVTGTALIPLLTFGIPGSNSAAIMLAAMMLHGIAPGPQLFERSPQLVYGLFVGLVIANLMMLGLGLLALRPAIAVVNVRPPLLFAAILALVLVGAYSISNRMFEVWVVLLMGLVGYGMRRFGFNVLAMVLGLVLGFLVEVNLRRSLLISLGNPWVFFTRPISLVLLVFALITLLWPIVRRAREGHTVRRAAATA